The Mycolicibacterium doricum genome includes a region encoding these proteins:
- a CDS encoding transposase, translated as MIVIRIDATLVTAHSDKECAAGNFKGGYGFHPLTAWCDNTGELLAIIARKGNAGSNTAEDHVAIIDAAVAAIPARWRPNLLVTIDGAGSSHAVIEHLTALNNRPGWSVAYSVGFDLDERARTAIGHTPEDVCSPALDPAGDPREDAQVAELTGLLRDSAGGDRLDGWPTDMRILVRREKIEHGTQLSLFEQLNGYRYQVTATATRGGQVQRLQARHRVHARVEGFIRNGKATGLARWPSASFAINTAWVTAAAIVIDLLCWTRLLLLDGPLVKAEPHTLRYRLLHAAARLVSHSRKLILRIPETWPWAQEFADAFNRVLAIP; from the coding sequence GTGATCGTGATCCGCATCGACGCCACCCTGGTCACCGCGCACTCGGACAAGGAGTGCGCGGCCGGGAACTTCAAGGGTGGCTACGGTTTCCACCCGTTGACGGCGTGGTGTGACAACACCGGGGAACTGCTGGCGATCATCGCGCGGAAGGGAAACGCCGGGTCGAACACCGCCGAAGACCACGTCGCGATCATCGACGCCGCGGTCGCGGCAATCCCGGCGCGGTGGCGGCCCAACCTGCTGGTCACCATCGACGGCGCCGGGTCCAGCCACGCCGTCATCGAGCACCTCACCGCGCTGAACAACCGGCCGGGCTGGTCGGTGGCCTATTCGGTCGGGTTCGATCTGGACGAGCGGGCCCGCACCGCGATCGGCCACACCCCCGAGGATGTGTGCTCACCGGCGCTCGACCCGGCCGGCGATCCGCGCGAGGACGCTCAGGTGGCCGAGCTGACCGGGCTGCTGCGGGACTCCGCCGGCGGGGACCGGTTGGATGGCTGGCCCACCGACATGCGGATCCTGGTGCGGCGGGAGAAGATCGAGCACGGCACCCAACTGTCGCTGTTCGAACAACTCAACGGATACCGCTACCAGGTGACTGCCACGGCCACCCGCGGCGGGCAGGTGCAGCGGTTGCAGGCCCGCCACCGGGTGCACGCCCGCGTCGAGGGGTTCATCCGCAACGGCAAGGCGACCGGTCTCGCCAGGTGGCCGTCGGCGTCATTCGCCATCAACACCGCCTGGGTCACCGCCGCCGCCATCGTGATCGACCTGCTGTGCTGGACCCGGCTGCTGCTCCTCGACGGGCCGCTGGTCAAGGCCGAGCCGCACACGCTGCGTTACCGGCTACTGCACGCCGCCGCCCGGCTCGTCTCCCACTCCCGCAAACTGATCCTGCGGATCCCCGAAACCTGGCCCTGGGCGCAGGAATTCGCCGACGCGTTCAACCGCGTCCTGGCCATCCCCTGA
- a CDS encoding polysaccharide pyruvyl transferase family protein — protein MNRPTSFLSVKTQFENAGDALINRELVRICSRFSDVVVDTSRCPDAFLASMHLEEYSPHVKKARSASLFFTLVLQRVLRRPGYYFLIPGGYVGEKHGIQLLSLIANTAILAGMKLLGVRVCHVGVSYERLGSRHARILALRSRLMHCLLARDASSRAYAESLGIRIDGLIPDLAFGAVSYRCDISGNEGVALSFRVDQMDSQRSDAELLIRHLDEILPKSADFKFIAQVQRDAPFMHELAMRKYPSGRSSSFRATFSDADEALDAYAGCKYVLSNRLHVLLFGMIAGCEPIPCVDETVNRKVVGIFDLLGIRPVRSTDIPEGLGRSLSQAGNLGSVQISSIVASQERALHKAFSAVFCNNVSEAV, from the coding sequence GTGAACCGCCCGACGTCGTTCCTCAGCGTAAAAACGCAGTTCGAGAACGCTGGTGACGCACTCATAAACCGCGAGTTGGTGCGGATCTGCTCCCGATTCTCGGACGTCGTTGTCGACACGAGTCGGTGCCCTGACGCCTTTCTAGCATCGATGCACCTCGAAGAATATTCTCCGCATGTCAAAAAAGCGCGGTCCGCGTCGCTATTCTTCACACTTGTACTCCAACGTGTCCTCAGAAGACCCGGTTACTACTTCCTGATTCCTGGAGGCTATGTCGGCGAGAAACACGGTATACAACTACTTAGCTTGATAGCGAACACCGCCATTCTCGCTGGCATGAAGCTCCTCGGCGTGCGCGTGTGCCACGTGGGAGTGTCGTACGAACGACTCGGTTCCCGGCACGCACGAATACTGGCGTTGAGATCTCGCCTCATGCACTGTCTCCTCGCCAGGGATGCCAGTAGCCGCGCATATGCAGAGTCTTTGGGAATCAGGATCGATGGCCTCATACCTGACCTCGCGTTCGGCGCAGTTAGTTACCGATGCGACATCTCGGGCAACGAAGGTGTGGCACTGTCTTTTCGCGTCGACCAAATGGATTCGCAACGTTCAGACGCCGAACTTCTTATTCGACATCTCGACGAGATCCTGCCAAAGTCGGCTGATTTCAAGTTCATTGCGCAGGTTCAACGGGATGCACCCTTCATGCATGAGCTCGCTATGCGCAAGTATCCATCAGGAAGGTCTTCGTCATTCCGCGCTACTTTCTCCGACGCTGACGAAGCGTTGGACGCATACGCAGGCTGCAAGTACGTTTTGTCCAACCGCCTTCACGTACTTTTATTTGGCATGATTGCTGGGTGTGAGCCCATCCCATGCGTCGACGAGACGGTGAATCGGAAGGTAGTTGGCATCTTTGATCTATTAGGCATTCGGCCTGTTCGAAGTACGGATATCCCTGAAGGTTTGGGACGTAGCCTCTCTCAAGCAGGCAATCTAGGAAGCGTGCAAATTTCTTCAATCGTGGCGTCACAGGAGAGAGCTCTGCACAAGGCTTTCTCGGCCGTCTTCTGCAACAACGTATCGGAGGCTGTATGA
- a CDS encoding integrase core domain-containing protein — MWVSPSSVRRVLFLADKHFRPLPRPGRSQRKPFPDWVDYKPNSIWIYDTTHFTRAGMAVLIIQDLVSRKWITEVVSVEETSTQVEVGFTDALDAEGLLEAIERRQDGLVDIAADDEPRPILLAVSDNGPQMTSGSTREFMALCAIAQHFGRPATPTDQAWIESFNGHLKAEFPHLLAIEDPATLRAELAVTREFWNSVRLHAGIGYVTPNDEHEGRGGPWYDRGEGLRRWTTQGKVPLQSSGRAKKLR, encoded by the coding sequence GTGTGGGTGTCGCCGTCGAGTGTGCGCCGTGTTCTGTTCCTGGCGGACAAGCATTTCCGGCCGCTGCCCAGACCGGGCCGCTCGCAGCGCAAACCGTTTCCGGACTGGGTGGACTACAAGCCCAACTCGATCTGGATCTACGACACGACCCATTTCACCAGGGCGGGGATGGCGGTGCTGATCATCCAGGACCTCGTCTCGCGCAAGTGGATCACCGAGGTCGTCTCCGTCGAGGAAACCTCCACCCAGGTAGAGGTCGGGTTCACCGACGCACTCGACGCCGAGGGACTGCTGGAAGCCATCGAGCGACGCCAAGACGGGCTCGTCGACATTGCTGCCGACGACGAGCCTCGGCCGATCCTGCTTGCGGTGTCCGATAACGGCCCGCAGATGACGTCGGGCTCCACCCGGGAGTTCATGGCGCTGTGCGCGATCGCCCAGCACTTCGGGCGGCCCGCAACGCCGACCGATCAGGCCTGGATCGAGAGCTTCAACGGGCACCTCAAAGCCGAGTTCCCGCACCTGCTCGCCATCGAGGACCCCGCCACCCTGCGCGCCGAACTGGCCGTCACCCGCGAGTTCTGGAATTCGGTCCGACTGCACGCCGGCATCGGATACGTCACACCCAACGACGAACACGAAGGACGAGGAGGCCCCTGGTATGACCGCGGTGAGGGTCTGCGCCGGTGGACTACACAAGGCAAGGTCCCCCTCCAATCTTCGGGTCGCGCGAAAAAATTGAGGTAG
- a CDS encoding DDE-type integrase/transposase/recombinase, with translation MTETYVLLIAGGVPTRRAAGLTGMVRSTAHRRRTAATAPTPAVAAQPAPDPVNKLTELERRRVLEVLTSDRFVDLAPLQIYAQLLDEGTYLCSVSTMYRVLRENKQVAERRRLARHPAKVCPELVATAPWQVYSWDITKLAGPVKGTYFDAYVMIDIYSRYIVGVDVHAHESGVLAKELMEQIFTGHGVPQIVHADRGTSMTSKTVAALLADLEVIRSHSRPRVQRQPVLGVAVQDIEVRAAIS, from the coding sequence ATGACCGAAACCTACGTGTTGCTGATCGCCGGCGGTGTGCCCACGAGACGGGCAGCGGGGTTGACCGGGATGGTGCGTTCGACGGCGCACCGGCGGCGCACCGCCGCTACCGCGCCCACTCCCGCGGTGGCGGCCCAACCAGCGCCCGATCCGGTCAACAAGCTGACCGAGCTGGAACGGCGGCGGGTCCTTGAGGTGCTCACCAGCGACCGGTTCGTCGATCTCGCGCCGTTGCAGATCTACGCCCAGCTGCTCGACGAGGGCACCTACCTGTGTTCGGTGTCCACGATGTACCGGGTACTACGCGAGAACAAGCAAGTCGCTGAACGCCGCCGGCTGGCGCGGCACCCGGCCAAGGTGTGCCCGGAGCTGGTCGCGACCGCTCCGTGGCAGGTGTACAGCTGGGACATCACCAAACTCGCTGGGCCGGTGAAGGGCACCTACTTCGATGCCTACGTGATGATCGACATCTACTCCCGCTACATCGTCGGTGTCGATGTTCATGCCCACGAATCCGGGGTGCTGGCCAAGGAACTGATGGAGCAGATCTTCACGGGGCATGGTGTACCGCAGATCGTGCACGCCGACCGGGGAACGTCGATGACCAGCAAGACCGTCGCCGCGCTGCTCGCCGATCTGGAGGTCATCCGGTCGCATTCGCGGCCACGGGTCCAACGACAACCCGTACTCGGAGTCGCTGTTCAAGACATTGAAGTACGGGCCGCAATTTCCTGA
- a CDS encoding transposase, with amino-acid sequence MHDNSDWSKSLRVEVRGGDVVGHAGNVIPRMLADATGLTEALSAAVSRPEVTHDRGAVWRDVAVAIAGGAENLAGSAVLRDQGRLFGPVASIPTMWRSLNELDHAALARIATARNKTRNGCGADRGTARPDPARAPATGIWGR; translated from the coding sequence ATGCACGATAACAGTGATTGGTCGAAGAGTCTGCGTGTGGAGGTGCGCGGCGGCGATGTGGTCGGGCATGCCGGGAACGTGATTCCGCGGATGCTCGCCGACGCGACCGGACTTACCGAGGCGTTGTCGGCGGCGGTGTCGCGGCCGGAGGTGACCCACGACCGGGGCGCGGTGTGGCGCGACGTGGCGGTCGCGATCGCCGGCGGCGCGGAGAACCTGGCCGGGTCCGCGGTGCTGCGGGATCAGGGGCGACTGTTCGGGCCGGTCGCGTCGATCCCGACGATGTGGCGGTCGCTGAACGAACTCGACCACGCGGCGCTGGCGCGGATCGCGACGGCGCGCAACAAGACCCGGAACGGGTGTGGAGCTGATCGCGGCACGGCACGGCCGGATCCCGCCCGCGCACCTGCTACGGGGATCTGGGGCCGGTGA
- a CDS encoding O-antigen ligase family protein: MNGRSFRLVFYYVYVACIIGANASILIPRTAMGHVESNRLFSVSWVALHILSLLVLLSLLRRQDSRNLMFVVLVGTFILVSAIWSVAPTYTLLYGSMMVGNVLVAHLMASELSLEEIVSFLARVLFVTSLLGVIAYFLKFGPVYYFDVHQRPNIFGGQPFRGFTAHKILAGLYASLGVVAILATMRGVARVACMSVLALCVALTSSVIGIVLFLLATPVYVAVRYAFARRVGKTGMLVGGGAAAFIVLSAAVMYWQQLLGVLARDSTLTGRTTLWNIGIDAWLERPLLGWGFNAYLESSFSGSATRLFNPYGEWDIPHFHQSFIQTAVDLGAVGAAVLVGLLMYTLIASYRYGVTVNTSVGAFSFAVTILMIIAAMAMFIFFNYNHFGTFLLMLLFFSLRRVNRLRREGDVSGAPSYVLKPHGSSRTARRKRRIGSAA, translated from the coding sequence ATGAACGGTCGTTCCTTCCGGCTGGTGTTCTACTACGTGTACGTAGCGTGCATCATTGGTGCCAACGCGTCGATCTTGATCCCACGGACGGCCATGGGCCATGTCGAAAGCAACCGACTTTTCTCTGTGAGTTGGGTGGCGCTCCACATACTTTCTCTGTTGGTTCTCTTGTCGCTGCTGAGACGGCAAGATTCCCGCAACCTGATGTTCGTCGTGTTGGTAGGTACTTTCATCCTCGTCTCTGCGATCTGGTCGGTGGCGCCGACATACACCCTCCTGTACGGCAGCATGATGGTTGGGAACGTCTTGGTGGCACACCTGATGGCGAGTGAACTCTCCTTAGAGGAAATAGTTTCCTTCCTCGCACGCGTCTTATTTGTCACGAGCTTGTTAGGCGTCATCGCTTACTTCCTGAAGTTTGGACCGGTCTATTACTTTGATGTCCATCAGCGTCCCAATATCTTCGGTGGGCAGCCCTTTCGGGGCTTCACTGCGCACAAAATATTGGCGGGGCTTTACGCTTCGCTCGGTGTGGTAGCTATTCTAGCGACAATGCGTGGCGTGGCGAGAGTCGCATGTATGTCCGTACTCGCGCTCTGCGTCGCATTGACGAGTTCGGTGATCGGCATCGTCTTGTTCCTGCTGGCGACTCCCGTTTATGTCGCTGTCAGGTATGCCTTCGCTAGACGAGTCGGGAAAACAGGAATGCTCGTCGGCGGCGGCGCGGCCGCTTTTATTGTGCTATCTGCGGCGGTGATGTACTGGCAACAGTTGCTCGGCGTGTTGGCGCGCGACAGCACGCTCACAGGGCGCACGACGCTGTGGAATATTGGCATCGATGCGTGGCTTGAACGACCATTGCTGGGATGGGGATTCAACGCTTATCTAGAGTCGTCATTCTCCGGATCGGCGACCCGCCTGTTCAATCCATATGGAGAGTGGGATATTCCCCATTTCCATCAGTCATTCATCCAAACGGCGGTAGATTTGGGTGCCGTCGGGGCGGCAGTTCTCGTGGGGCTGCTCATGTATACGCTCATTGCGTCTTATCGGTACGGCGTGACCGTCAATACGTCGGTAGGTGCCTTCAGTTTTGCCGTTACAATTCTGATGATTATTGCTGCGATGGCGATGTTCATTTTCTTCAACTATAACCATTTCGGTACCTTCCTTCTAATGCTCTTGTTCTTTTCCCTTAGGCGCGTCAATCGACTACGTAGAGAAGGCGACGTTAGTGGTGCGCCGTCGTATGTCCTGAAACCTCACGGCTCGAGTCGAACGGCCAGGAGAAAGCGTCGCATCGGGTCGGCAGCTTGA
- a CDS encoding WecB/TagA/CpsF family glycosyltransferase, translated as MSADGEFACGTKPQERVEIRFLRIAVTPLTASEVATAAARADGKRLLLNHNLHSAYFHDTDEAFRELYRRADWIVVDGTPVRWLAALSAGRKLTSNYRIGSTDWIGALPQLNVARRLFVYGASVESNARAVESLRAMLPQWTVSGVDGYVSSDIALTRIIDFDPDLVLVGLGMPRQELFLLSHLAQLPDATYATVGGAIDYLAGTTRLAPRWLGRFGLEWVWRLVNQPRRLAHRYLVEPLLLLIRVLCASFRERG; from the coding sequence ATGAGCGCGGACGGAGAATTCGCGTGTGGCACAAAGCCTCAAGAGCGCGTAGAGATCCGCTTTCTGAGGATCGCGGTGACACCGCTCACCGCGTCAGAGGTCGCTACCGCGGCAGCAAGAGCCGATGGTAAGCGACTTCTCCTCAACCACAATCTGCACAGTGCTTACTTTCACGACACTGATGAAGCGTTTCGCGAGCTGTATCGACGGGCGGACTGGATTGTCGTAGACGGAACACCCGTGCGCTGGCTCGCCGCGCTTAGCGCGGGAAGAAAGTTAACATCCAACTACCGCATTGGGTCGACAGATTGGATAGGAGCACTACCACAGCTAAACGTAGCCCGAAGGCTATTTGTATATGGAGCCAGTGTCGAATCGAATGCGCGAGCGGTCGAAAGTCTGCGCGCCATGCTCCCCCAATGGACAGTCTCAGGTGTCGACGGCTACGTGTCGAGCGACATAGCCTTAACTCGAATTATCGATTTTGACCCCGACCTTGTGCTCGTCGGCCTCGGCATGCCTCGTCAAGAACTCTTTCTCCTATCTCACCTAGCCCAGCTACCGGACGCCACATACGCCACCGTAGGTGGCGCGATCGATTACCTTGCCGGCACCACACGCCTCGCCCCGAGGTGGCTTGGACGATTCGGACTCGAGTGGGTCTGGAGGCTTGTCAACCAGCCGAGACGGCTCGCTCACCGCTATCTAGTTGAACCACTCCTTCTCCTCATTAGGGTGCTCTGCGCTTCTTTTCGTGAACGCGGCTAA
- a CDS encoding DUF1501 domain-containing protein has product MANFSRRSFLAGCAGVGAAGVLTATTSFTWPELLQAARADPLPHGSGILVLVTLYGGNDGINTLVPLTDDAYHDARPELAYSPDELVSLDEDYGLNPEMTGMAEMFKSKSLAIIRGVGYPEPDRSHFRSMDIWQSGSIDNAVTTGWIGRWLDAGDGDPLRALNIGTVLPRLTVGEKSSAAAFSPQVIPPKNSAKFIRALGRRDPDDTPAMALVRDSYRAVPTVADTLSPLFADTDDGAPVSETGEGSNGLDVQLNAVAQCISEGLPTRVYSVSLGGFDTHSEQRDDHRRLIGILDKAVARFVKRMRDDRYGKNVVVIAYSEFGRRVEANASDGTDHGTAGPVFIAGRNVRGGFYGDEPSLTDLDDGNLKITTDFRDIYGELLSKTLESDPEPVIGSSKKDMGFLKS; this is encoded by the coding sequence TTGGCCAACTTCAGTCGCAGGAGCTTCTTAGCCGGCTGCGCGGGCGTCGGCGCCGCAGGCGTGCTCACCGCGACGACGAGCTTCACGTGGCCAGAACTGCTGCAAGCCGCCAGGGCGGACCCCCTGCCTCATGGCAGCGGCATCCTCGTCTTGGTCACCCTGTACGGCGGAAACGACGGCATCAACACACTGGTTCCGCTGACCGACGATGCCTATCACGACGCCCGCCCGGAACTTGCATACTCGCCGGACGAGTTGGTCTCGCTGGACGAGGATTACGGCCTCAATCCCGAGATGACCGGCATGGCCGAGATGTTCAAGTCCAAGTCGCTGGCGATCATCCGTGGGGTCGGTTATCCGGAGCCGGACCGGAGCCACTTTCGCTCCATGGACATCTGGCAGAGCGGGTCCATCGACAACGCCGTCACCACCGGCTGGATCGGCCGTTGGCTCGACGCGGGTGACGGCGACCCATTGCGCGCACTGAACATCGGTACGGTGCTGCCGAGACTCACTGTGGGAGAGAAGAGTAGCGCCGCGGCCTTCTCGCCGCAAGTAATTCCGCCGAAGAACTCTGCCAAGTTCATTAGGGCGCTCGGAAGGAGAGATCCCGATGACACCCCGGCGATGGCGCTGGTTCGGGATTCCTACCGCGCGGTGCCCACCGTCGCCGACACACTGTCACCATTGTTCGCGGACACCGACGACGGTGCGCCGGTCAGCGAGACGGGCGAAGGCAGCAATGGCCTCGACGTCCAACTCAACGCCGTCGCGCAGTGCATTTCAGAAGGCCTGCCGACGAGGGTCTACAGCGTATCCCTCGGTGGGTTTGATACGCATTCCGAACAGCGCGACGATCATCGTCGGCTGATTGGTATTCTGGATAAGGCCGTCGCACGCTTCGTGAAGAGAATGCGCGACGACCGGTACGGGAAGAATGTCGTCGTCATCGCGTACTCAGAGTTTGGCCGACGGGTTGAGGCCAATGCTTCCGACGGGACGGACCACGGCACAGCCGGCCCGGTTTTCATAGCAGGCAGAAATGTGCGCGGTGGGTTCTACGGCGACGAGCCGAGCCTCACAGATCTTGATGACGGAAACCTCAAGATCACGACCGACTTCCGCGACATCTACGGCGAACTCCTGTCGAAAACGCTCGAGTCCGATCCCGAACCTGTAATCGGGTCAAGCAAGAAGGACATGGGCTTCCTCAAGAGCTAA
- a CDS encoding glycosyltransferase family 2 protein encodes MTGDADVILPLFSVVVPCFNRSAEVKHTLHSIRAQTIEESFECIVVDDGSTDAQQLWDTVKSLDDSRFRYVRQSNQGGGAARNTGIKLARGRYIAFLDSDDVFLPQKLERVRSFLEETGCEAAYSLAYVDRGVPGSLWLKPDRGIRSNEDMGEYLFVSNQVVQTSTIVVTTEVARRVMFDPTLRKGQDLDFCVRAHAANVRFTMIDEPLIIWRDATEIGRTSRHSGASGLLVWLDKNQSLLTRKAFLGYRATVVAVFRPKWQFPVVARDLILGMLIARVPIRVTLRQSLRFALPRSVYRRLVDLVVRLRGRALDDHSVSPILNRRSAQSC; translated from the coding sequence ATGACCGGAGATGCTGACGTGATTCTTCCCTTGTTCTCAGTGGTTGTTCCTTGCTTCAATAGATCAGCCGAAGTGAAACATACCCTGCACTCGATACGTGCGCAGACCATCGAAGAAAGCTTCGAGTGCATAGTCGTCGATGACGGTTCGACCGATGCGCAACAGTTGTGGGACACGGTGAAGTCCCTAGATGACTCTCGCTTCCGGTATGTTCGCCAATCCAACCAGGGCGGCGGTGCCGCGCGAAATACCGGCATCAAGCTAGCTCGAGGGCGCTACATTGCCTTCCTGGATTCAGACGACGTTTTTCTTCCTCAGAAACTCGAGCGCGTTCGAAGTTTCCTGGAAGAAACCGGATGTGAAGCCGCGTACTCCCTCGCCTATGTCGATCGCGGTGTTCCGGGAAGCCTATGGCTCAAGCCCGACCGAGGCATACGCTCCAACGAGGATATGGGTGAGTATCTCTTCGTCTCCAACCAAGTTGTACAGACATCGACGATCGTAGTAACGACGGAGGTTGCGAGGAGAGTCATGTTTGATCCGACTCTGCGCAAAGGTCAGGATCTCGACTTCTGCGTACGTGCGCATGCAGCGAATGTGCGCTTCACCATGATTGATGAGCCACTTATTATCTGGCGTGACGCTACGGAGATCGGGCGAACCTCACGGCATTCCGGCGCCTCCGGGCTCCTTGTCTGGCTGGACAAAAATCAGTCGCTACTCACTCGAAAAGCCTTTCTTGGGTACCGCGCGACTGTCGTAGCAGTGTTCCGTCCTAAATGGCAGTTTCCAGTCGTCGCTCGAGACTTGATTCTCGGCATGTTGATCGCGAGGGTTCCGATCCGAGTGACTTTGCGCCAATCACTTCGCTTTGCTCTACCGCGATCGGTATACCGACGACTGGTCGACCTTGTCGTCAGGCTTCGCGGCAGGGCCCTCGACGACCACTCCGTTTCACCGATCCTGAACAGACGGTCGGCGCAGTCTTGTTGA
- a CDS encoding DUF1800 domain-containing protein has translation MSTQSTEWIDAARVLRRSGFGTTGAAVDTVLKTKDLATYIDEALSIDASKDPGWAATPLPDLEIKAAKPEKKTTTAIRKAYNKDIAERRTDLMGWWLQRLVSVEQPLVEKLTLLWHNHFATSLDKVRYPAFMAAQNEKIRSLCLGDFRDLALAMLTDGAMVRWLDGQTNRVGSPNENLAREFLELFALGHGNGYSEKDVREGARALTGWTVDDDGTTALVAERQDVKLKTVLGTKGSLDTVKFCDAVLSHPNSPRFIAGRLWQQLASDSKPKSATLKRLMAAYGPDRNLRTLTKAVLTDPAFFDRDTTVVIGPVEWLIGLHRALNAPIDDSKRVKRATKTLKSLGQLPFYPPSVGGWAGGQSWLSAAAAGIRLRSAAEVVRDGDISVVENASASDRLDAVGYLLGIGAWSNGTAEALKPLRANAPALVASAANTPEYLVS, from the coding sequence GTGTCTACACAATCGACCGAGTGGATCGATGCAGCACGAGTCCTGCGCCGCAGCGGCTTTGGCACGACCGGTGCGGCTGTCGACACGGTTCTGAAGACCAAAGACCTCGCAACCTACATCGACGAGGCGCTGAGCATCGACGCAAGTAAAGATCCCGGTTGGGCTGCCACTCCCCTTCCAGATCTTGAGATCAAGGCAGCCAAGCCCGAAAAGAAGACCACGACAGCGATCCGCAAGGCCTACAACAAGGACATCGCAGAACGCCGTACGGACCTCATGGGTTGGTGGCTGCAGCGGCTGGTCAGCGTCGAGCAGCCTCTCGTCGAAAAGCTGACCTTGTTGTGGCACAACCACTTTGCTACGTCGCTCGACAAAGTCCGATATCCAGCGTTCATGGCGGCTCAGAACGAGAAGATTCGGTCGCTGTGCCTCGGCGACTTCCGCGACTTGGCGCTCGCGATGTTGACCGACGGCGCCATGGTGCGGTGGCTGGACGGGCAGACGAACCGCGTGGGATCGCCAAACGAAAATCTCGCCCGCGAATTTTTAGAACTGTTCGCGTTAGGGCACGGTAACGGGTATTCGGAGAAGGACGTTCGTGAGGGCGCACGTGCCCTCACGGGTTGGACGGTCGATGATGACGGCACCACGGCTCTGGTGGCTGAACGACAAGACGTCAAATTAAAGACGGTCCTGGGCACGAAGGGGAGTCTCGACACGGTCAAGTTCTGTGACGCAGTGCTTTCTCACCCGAACTCCCCGCGTTTCATCGCCGGCAGGCTGTGGCAACAACTGGCGTCCGACTCGAAGCCGAAGAGCGCGACGCTGAAGCGCCTGATGGCTGCGTACGGTCCTGACCGCAACCTGCGGACGCTCACCAAGGCGGTACTGACCGATCCTGCATTCTTCGACCGCGACACTACGGTGGTCATCGGTCCGGTGGAGTGGCTTATCGGGCTGCACCGCGCGTTGAACGCGCCGATCGATGATTCGAAACGGGTGAAGAGGGCCACCAAGACTCTGAAGTCGTTGGGGCAGCTACCCTTCTATCCACCGAGCGTCGGCGGGTGGGCCGGGGGGCAAAGTTGGTTGTCCGCCGCGGCGGCCGGCATCAGATTGCGTTCCGCCGCCGAAGTAGTTCGAGACGGCGACATCAGCGTCGTTGAGAATGCGTCAGCCAGCGATCGACTCGATGCTGTCGGATATCTCCTCGGTATCGGGGCGTGGTCGAACGGCACCGCCGAAGCGTTGAAGCCGCTGCGTGCGAATGCCCCCGCACTGGTTGCCTCCGCGGCCAATACGCCCGAGTACTTGGTGTCTTAA